The Heliorestis convoluta genome includes the window ATCCCGTTCTTGGGATCGACTCTTCTTTTTGTTTTTTACGTTAAGAAGGTACTAATATCAAGAAACCTGTTAGATTGCAAAAATCCAAAATATGGAACAAAGTCATAATGTTTGAGAATATATCATAAGCAAGAGCGTGATAGAAAGCACTATGTAGAATGGGAGATGTAAAAAGTCGTCAAGGGAGGACGAGACGTGTGAGTAAAGAAGGGACCAACTGGCGCCCTAAAGTTGCTTCGAAATTTAGTTCTAGGATTTGGGTAAAAATTGTGCTGTCCATGGTGATCACATCATCTTTGCTGGCAATTTTCGTAGGTGTCGTTGCCTATATGGAGAGCAGCAAACGAATTCAAGAACTGGCCAAAAACAATATGATAACCATGTCAGAAAAACAAACGCAAGAATTTACCTATCTAATCTTGCAATCAGAAAGAGCCGTCGACGAGCTGGCAAAGCGTGCTGTGAGTTCTGTAGACATAGCGGCGTTACAAAATGATCCTGCTTATCTAGAGCGCTTTCTAGCCTATATGAATCCTGTTGTAGTAGAAGCAGCGGAAAACGCATCTGCTATGGCAATGTACCTCTATGTAAATCCCGATATTACGGGACGAGTCGGAGAAATTTATTATGTAGATCTTCAAGGTACGGGCAATTATGTTTTAGATGTTGGACTGACTATAGAAGAATTTGATCCCAATCTAGAGTATATGAGATGGTACTATGATCCAATCGATGCGAGACAAGGAATTTGGTCAGAACCCTATGAGTGGCATGAGTGGGACCATCTAGATCTAGAAATGATATCTTATGCAAGGCCTGTCTATATAGGTCAGACCTTGCTAGGTGTTGTAGGGATTGATTTAAACTTTAAGTTTTTTGAAGACACCATTTTGGGGTATAACTTTTATGATCATGGTTTTGCCTATCTATTAGATGAAAAACAAAACTTTCTAGTTCACCCTGATCTACCGAGAGATGCCAATCTCAGAACCATTATAGATGGTACTTTAAACTATGTAGCCGATGAAATCGAATCCACAGAATCAGGATATCTTAGCTATGATCATCCCCGTGGAAAAAGTGTTTTAAGCTATCATCTTCTGCCCAATGGTTGGGTTTTTGGATTGATCGTTGTAGAAAGTGACTTGCTCCATAATATTGAAAGCTTAAAGACAGCCTTGCTCTGGATTATTGTAAGCGGTATGGCGCTGGTGGGATTGATTGCTTTATGGATCAGTCGTAAAATCTCCAAGCCTATCACCATGGTTACGAACTCTTTGCAAAAAATAGAGCAATACGATTTCACAGACGATAACTATCTCAGTACGGTAACATCCAATCGAGATGAGACAGGTACAATGGCCCAGGCTGTTGCCGTGATGAAGCAATCGATGGCCAATCTAGTCAAAGAGATTCAAGAAAAGGCAAGTCAAACGAATGAATATGCCGAAAAGTTGAAAGTAGCAACGACTGAAACGAATGTTACGATTGACCAGATCGCAAAAACGGTGGAGGAATTGGCCCAAGGAACATCAGAACAAGCAAGTAGCGCCAAAGAAGGTTTTGAACAGCTAGAGTTGTTGACAGAAGATATGACGGAAGTGATGAACCACTCTCAGCAATCGCAACAGTTTGTGCAAGAAGCAGAAGAAGCCAATCAACAAGGTGTAGAGGCCGTTGAACGATTGCAAGATAATTTTCATGCTTACAATAAAATTTTAGAGCAGTTGGAGCAAAGCGTAACCCTTCTAAATAACAAATCGAGTTCTATCGGAAAAATAGTCACTGCTATCGGATCGATTGCCGATCAAACGAACTTGCTGGCGCTCAATGCAGCCATTGAAGCAGCTCGCGCTGGAGAGCAAGGTCGAGGCTTTGCTGTAGTAGCCGAAGAAATACGCAAGCTTGCAGCGCAATCAGCCAATTCAACCGATGAAATTGCATCGATGATAGATGAGATTCGCCATGAAATTACTCGTACGAAAGAAAGCATGAATGAAGCAACAGAAAAAGCCAAGTCATCGAATGAAGCGGTTCAGGAAACGAACCAATCTTTCCAAATGATTGAAAAGTCAGTACGCACTCTCTTTTCACAAGTAGATCAACTGAACCAAGGTCTTCTGAAAATTGATGAGAAAAAAGATAAGGTATTAAAAACGATCCAAGAGATCAATCGCAATTCCCAAGAAAATGCGGCTTCTACAGAAGAAATATCGGCTTCGGTAGAAGAACAATCGGCAACGATGAACGTACTTGTTCAAATGGCTGACGATCTTCGAAAGATAGCAACTATGCTCGAGCAGTCTGTTGAGCGATTTCGGTTATAGCGTATAGAACACAAGGCGATGGTTCTCCCTGTTATGAAAAAATACAGGAGAACCATCGCCTTGTACTTCTTTGTGCACCCTTTCTTGTTCTTGGAGCTTTACCCCTTTCGTAGTCACATAGTATAATTTAGGGTATGCCAGTCAGATTATGGCTGCCATTTTCGAAAGGGGTTTCCATAGAAGATGAAGCACAAACTGTTTATGGGCAATGAAGCCATCGCTTGGGGTGCCATTGAAGCGGGCGTCGCAGTGGTGGCAGCCTATCCCGGCACACCGTCTACTGAAATTACGGAGACAGTATTACGCCACAGTAAAGAGTACGGAATCGCAGCTGAATGGTCTGTCAATGAAAAAATTGCTCTCGAGACAGCCATCGCGGCTTCTTGGTCCGGTCTACGCGCCATGGCTTGCATGAAGCAGGTAGGCCTTAACGTTGCGGCTGATCCACTTATGACATTAGCCTACCTTGGCGTTAAAGGCGGCTTGGTCATTGTTGTTGCTGATGACCCCGGTCCTCACAGTTCGCAGACGGAGCAAGACACCCGGCTTTTTGGTCGCTTTGCCAAAATTCCGGTGCTCGATCCAGCGACACCTGCAGAAGCTCGTGAAATGACCTTGAAAGCTTTTGAGCTTTCAGAAGAGATGGGAGTACCAGTTATTCTTCGCCCTACAACTCGAGTTTGTCATGTTTGCCAGGACATCGCTTTTATACCGCCTCCTCAAGAAAAAAGTCGTCTGAAGGGCAATTTTGAAAAAGATCCTCGCTGGGTGATTATGCCTTCCCGCTCATCGCAAGCCCATCGACAGCTTAATGCCATTCAGCCCAAAATCGCCCGTTGGACTCTGCAAGCGGGATTCAATGAATCTCGATGGATCAGAGGTGGCAATAAGGAATTAAAAGACCTAGGGATTATCGCCAGCGGAATTTCTTTTAACTACGTGAAAGAAGCCTT containing:
- a CDS encoding methyl-accepting chemotaxis protein is translated as MSKEGTNWRPKVASKFSSRIWVKIVLSMVITSSLLAIFVGVVAYMESSKRIQELAKNNMITMSEKQTQEFTYLILQSERAVDELAKRAVSSVDIAALQNDPAYLERFLAYMNPVVVEAAENASAMAMYLYVNPDITGRVGEIYYVDLQGTGNYVLDVGLTIEEFDPNLEYMRWYYDPIDARQGIWSEPYEWHEWDHLDLEMISYARPVYIGQTLLGVVGIDLNFKFFEDTILGYNFYDHGFAYLLDEKQNFLVHPDLPRDANLRTIIDGTLNYVADEIESTESGYLSYDHPRGKSVLSYHLLPNGWVFGLIVVESDLLHNIESLKTALLWIIVSGMALVGLIALWISRKISKPITMVTNSLQKIEQYDFTDDNYLSTVTSNRDETGTMAQAVAVMKQSMANLVKEIQEKASQTNEYAEKLKVATTETNVTIDQIAKTVEELAQGTSEQASSAKEGFEQLELLTEDMTEVMNHSQQSQQFVQEAEEANQQGVEAVERLQDNFHAYNKILEQLEQSVTLLNNKSSSIGKIVTAIGSIADQTNLLALNAAIEAARAGEQGRGFAVVAEEIRKLAAQSANSTDEIASMIDEIRHEITRTKESMNEATEKAKSSNEAVQETNQSFQMIEKSVRTLFSQVDQLNQGLLKIDEKKDKVLKTIQEINRNSQENAASTEEISASVEEQSATMNVLVQMADDLRKIATMLEQSVERFRL